A genome region from Lathyrus oleraceus cultivar Zhongwan6 unplaced genomic scaffold, CAAS_Psat_ZW6_1.0 chrUn0252, whole genome shotgun sequence includes the following:
- the LOC127113036 gene encoding F-box/kelch-repeat protein At3g06240 gives MEKSPAASDAIEGIKVRSNVHIPDDLAFSILSKLPLKSLKRFECVSKSWSLLFENPRFMNMLRNHFTSNKRSDYGDTFLFLSAADSPLTYVAFYLLSNEKFENRIKFDLPPPCQEDDTFLYILSSVCINGFFCMGQDTRRGLVNTFRAVLWNPATSDFMVIPSSPDEHVPPYRSPYFDFQGFGYDHMRDDYKLIRYISFFPVTDEDEDMPLEDKSYEPLLEIYSLRSNSWRILEIDMLDIRDFTYAQPRIGVYLDGVCHWLGTRDLYQIEGCLVSFDMSNEVLFMTPILDIDESCDLIFIKRHLVVLNESIALISNCLKATTFHISILAELGVKESWIKLFIVGPIPSIEYPIGVGKKGDICFKQENNELVWLDLSTLVTTKIGVKGVIYGCQIGIYKENLLSTGGFNS, from the coding sequence ATGGAGAAATCTCCAGCGGCGAGCGATGCGATTGAAGGGATAAAGGTAAGAAGCAATGTTCATATTCCTGATGATCTCGCCTTTTCCATTCTATCAAAATTACCTCTTAAATCCTTGAAGCGTTTTGAATGTGTAAGCAAATCATGGTCGCTCTTGTTTGAAAACCCTCGTTTTATGAACATGCTACGCAATCATTTTACATCTAATAAGCGTTCTGATTATGGTGATACATTTCTCTTCCTAAGTGCGGCTGATTCGCCTCTTACATATGTTGCGTTCTATTTGCTCTCCAATGAGAAGTTTGAGAATAGAATCAAATTTGATTTGCCACCTCCATGTCAAGAGGATGACACTTTCCTTTATATTTTAAGTTCGGTTTGTATTAATGGTTTTTTCTGCATGGGGCAAGATACTCGTAGAGGACTGGTAAATACCTTCCGAGCTGTATTATGGAATCCGGCTACCTCGGATTTTATGGTTATTCCTTCTAGTCCCGATGAGCATGTACCACCATATCGGAGTCCATATTTTGATTTTCAGGGATTTGGTTATGATCACATGAGAGATGACTATAAATTGATTCGATATATATCATTTTTTCCTGTAACCGACGAAGATGAAGATATGCCATTGGAAGATAAATCGTATGAACCCTTGTTGGAGATATATAGTCTTAGAAGTAACTCTTGGAGGATACTCGAGATCGATATGCTTGATATTCGTGATTTTACTTATGCTCAACCGCGGATCGGAGTCTACTTGGATGGAGTTTGTCATTGGTTGGGTACTAGAGATTTATATCAGATTGAAGGTTGCTTGGTGTCATTTGACATGAGCAACGAGGTGTTGTTTATGACACCTATACTAGACATAGATGAAAGCTGTGATTTGATATTTATAAAGAGACACCTAGTGGTGTTAAATGAGTCTATTGCTTTGATCTCAAATTGCTTAAAAGCTACTACTTTTCATATTTCAATTTTGGCTGAACTCGGTGTGAAGGAATCATGGATCAAATTATTTATTGTTGGGCCCATACCTTCCATTGAGTACCCCATTGGAGTAGGGAAGAAGGGTGACATTTGCTTCAAACAAGAAAACAATGAACTAGTCTGGCTTGATTTAAGCACCTTGGTAACTACAAAGATTGGTGTCAAGGGAGTGATATATGGTTGTCAGATAGGAATTTATAAGGAAAACCTTCTTTCAACGGGAGGATTTAATAGTTAG
- the LOC127113038 gene encoding extracellular ribonuclease LE, which yields MNKLFLSFIVFLSLLLNSAAQYEFFIISMQWPPAHCRVKSCVQKPSRFSIHGMWPANQTGSQPRKCSNDPAKTTLTMDMISATTLAELTTSWPNLEGDNFKFWEKQWLEHGTCSYSTFNQTQYFDQANTIWKGLQLFDILQKDGISPKTTSQKKTDFEKAIGKHIGPNYMIGFHCSYYELLEIRLCRNHAGNDYQGCYRSGNCGSSFKWKP from the exons ATGAATAAGCTTTTTCTtagttttattgtttttttatcATTGCTATTGAACTCTGCTGCTCAATATGAATTTTTCATAATATCAATGCAGTGGCCACCTGCTCACTGTAGAGTCAAGAGTTGTGTCCAGAAACCAAGCAGGTTCAGCATTCACGGAATGTGGCCGGCAAACCAAACAGGTTCTCAGCCACGTAAGTGTTCCAATGATCCAGCAAAGACAACATTAACCATGGACATG ATTTCTGCAACAACATTAGCTGAACTCACTACTTCATGGCCAAATTTAGAAGGAGACAATTTTAAATTTTGGGAAAAGCAGTGGTTAGAACATGGAACCTGTTCATATTCGACATTTAACCAAACTCAGTATTTTGATCAAGCAAATACTATTTGGAAGGGGTTACAACTTTTTGATATACTTCAAAAAGATGGTATTTCCCCAAAAACCACTTCTCAGAAGAAAACAGACTTTGAAAAGGCCATAGGTAAGCACATTGGACCTAATTATATGATTGGGTTTCATTGTTCCTACTATGAGTTATTAGAGATTAGGTTGTGTAGAAATCATGCTGGGAATGACTACCAGGGTTGTTATCGATCTGGCAATTGCGGAAGTTCATTTAAATGGAAGCCATGA